Genomic segment of Ictalurus furcatus strain D&B chromosome 9, Billie_1.0, whole genome shotgun sequence:
TGTATGTTTATAGAGCGGCAGATGTTTTCTGGAATCCCTCCATTATAATCCCTCGAGTCAGGCTGTCTCACAAAGGCTTAGAGGAAACCCTACACCAAACTTAATACTACTCACAACATCAAGAGTCGGGCAGGGAGTATTTGTTACGAGGTAGACGTGATCTCTACACTCGGTGTGCAATCCAATATCCACCATCAGCATATGTACGACATGCTAATACGATAATCCTTAATCCGTTCTACTTTTTGGTTACTGTCGTAATACACTCAGCTAGTTTCTTCAATTTCATTTTGGAGGAAAAGCGAAAAAAGTACCAACATATTTCTTAGAGGTCAGCCTTGACACCTTTATTATATCGGTGAAGAGAATTAAAGACTTCACAGGAAATAACATATGAGTGGCGTCTTCAAATCTGTTCAAAATAAGAAGAACGCTAGCCCTTCGACCGGATTCTAAAGAAACCAGCGAGGCTGGTTAAAGTACTACTCTTTATACCTGTTTTAACAGAAGCGATAACTTCTTTCAAGgctgttccacagcattaaaggtatataaatgaataaaatgaatgaaaataaatgaataaaaagcatgacgtgttctttaattaataaaatttgcAATGGCTTGCGAATTTCTAAGAAGACTTGCTAAGTTGCTAAGCTAACTGCTAAACTTGCTGAGttttaagaagaataaaacacttcagggtgtgcgATTATTGAAAAAGAAATCAACTTTTGGGGTGGCAGCAGCTTTGGGTTAGGCTGTATCACACCATTTCATGTGTCAATCAACTAGcaattaaagtaaatatttgggactaatttcttttcttctcttttttcgtTTTTATTTTCAAGCTTTTTGTTGTTGAGTAAATACAATACGTGGTACCGATGTTTAAttggaattttgtgtgtgtgtgtgtttaattgattattttgctattaCACATCCCAAGTGTGCTACTAAGCCTAATGATGTTCGTTTACAGCCTGTAACTTGAATAAACGGTTTCTGATTCGGACTGGATACGATCCCGGACAGTGTGGTGAAACTTTAAAGGGAACTGTTGGACTGTATCTCGAGAACCCGTGTTTAGTTTTGAGCTCGAGTTCTGAAAGGTGTTTCTCCGGATCATGATGAGCTTAGGAGGACCTTTCTAAGGCATTAAAGGGGGAGAGCTCATTCACACATGAAGGTTCATTACATTATATGCAAGTAGTTCTGTCATTTTAAGGTGCAAGATCCTTGAACGTTAACATCAGTCAAAAGTGCATGTTTATTCGTGGTGTCATTTATGTGGACCAGTTATGGAGATGCAAGCAGTGATGGTACGTTTCATTCGTCTCTGGTTAGTGGCCAGTGTCATCAACTAATTCCTTCATACAATCTCCATATGTTACCTTTTCCACCTCAGAGTTTTTGAATGTGATAATGAAAGGGTTGTTCAGAATTCTGGCTATTAGGTGAGGTCAGTGGTGGTGTCCTGTCGCTCACCTCTCTCAGAGCCTCGGCATAGGAGCTCATGTCCGTCAGGATGACCAGCACGTGCTTCTCACACTGATACGCCAGATATTCGGCTGAGGTCAGAGCCAGTCGCGGGGTGATGATGCGCTCAATCCTGGAGGGAGAATGCAGGCGTGTATGACATTATAATAAGTAACAGATTTCTACGCAGTATTAGAttttggaactttttttttttccagggaaGCCTTTAGTACAGTTCACTTTAGTACGCTGCCACTTGAATGAGACGTGCAGATGATGCAGGTACGTTTTTTCCATTCTTATTATTTAACTAATCAACAAATCAagctctgtgttactgatcggTGGCTAAAATGAAAGTCTGAACCGGCTCACGTAGGGTCGTTGGCCAGATTCAGGAACAAGCAGACGTTGTCCATGGATCCGTTCTCCTCGAAGTCCGACTTGAAGAAACGGGCAGTCTCCATGTTGACCTGAAAGAGATTTCCATTCAATTACGCAACTTAGAAACAACAGCAGGATAAGATTGAACACATTTCTAATATCCTGCGCATTGAGAATGCTGGGATTTCCACCCTATTTTCTGCACAGCAATACCCTAAACCCCTCACACTACTCAAATAAGCCCCTACACAAGGTAATTTCCTGCTGGAGGAAGACACGCACCTTTCTGAAACAGGTTTAACACTTCAGCCGGCCTGAGCATGAAATCAGGGTATAGTGTTACACGTGctgaatgcacaacacattaagCACAAACACCCAAACCAAGAGCAGAAGCCCAGGTCAGTGACATTACTCGCTCAGGTTAATGGAAGCCCTTCACACCTCAATGTGCAGGTGAACGGGACACCTGACCCGTCTAATGCATCTCTGAGAGGACAGACTGTGCCCAATGAGGCGACAGTAACACATGCTTAGAGATGGGGGTGTGGGAGGTTAAGGGAGGGTTAATGGGAGGATTAAAGTCACAAGGCTAGTTTTTCACCCCCCTCTGTGTCTAGACACGAGTAACGCCTTTCGACCACACTAACGTACGCCCAACTAAACAACAGCTTTCTTTATACACTTAAAACTTACTTAGCGTTTTGATATTTTCTTAAATGAGAATGTAAAATACTTTAAGGAGAAGAtttgtagaaataaataataagtttgTGGACTTTTACAGTATTAATTAGTTACATAGAGACAGAGCAGGggtaaatgtgaaataaaacaagGCACGTTTTCTTTCTGTGGCAAGATATGGCTGAAATCCGATCTTGTAGTAAGACTGGACGTGAATCAGAGAATCGCTGCCaaagaaaatacaagaaaaaaaaaaaaagacgagttttgggggaaaaaaggtatggaggtaaataaaattatattgtgtGGAAAATGCTTACGGTATATGCTTATGATATACTTTAAAAGTTTGACAAATACTATAActagtggaaagaaaaaaaaaacataaatggggacataaagaaatgtgaaataagAAGAAACACCATACAGATTTTTCTCTTGTAGACAAGGCTAAACCTCAAATTTGTGCTAAAACAGGTAGAGAAGCAGTCAGGGTTGAAATTATATCTGCATGcgtgtgtataaaataaattaagttGTCAAACAGAGTGAAACATTAGAGTACATAAGGAAGCAATACATTTACTGCATACCTTATAATCTGCACACAAACCATCGCTAGAGGAAAATGATCTCATCTTAATTAGTGTGTAGGCAAACCAGAATTCCCTTCAGGATCGACAAACAAACCACGGAGAAATATAGACGTACCCCCATAGCGGCGAACACGATGGCGAAGTTCTCGGCGCTGTAATCCATGACGTCCTTCGACTTCTGCACCAAACCGGCCTGGCGACAGATCTGAGCGGCGATCTGAATGCAAACGGAACAAAACGACACACGTTATTTCCTTTtcgcaaagaagtctgtgaaaaaacaaacccacagcACTAATAATATCAtgaaaaagtaagaaaataaCATGTAATATGTATTATGGAGGCTGCATCAGGGaagaaaatgaggaaaagtGGGTCGTCCTTTGACAAACAGAATATCTACACTTCTAAAATGTTCCCtgaaaatgactgcctttaaaTTCCACACATTTCCAGACCTATGAGCTTACACATGATTTCACTCTGAGCCCCAAACACCAGTTTCATTTTGAGGTGTTTATTAAACATGTAAAGGACTAGCCTGACCCTCACATGGtcaaatttggatattttctactttatatagttctgaaaaatTCAGGTTACACTGATAtgaatgtctttttattatatggaacataaaaaatttttttttaaaaagtatgtcGGGCAACTGACCCACATAATACTCAAAACACGCAGCCTATTCATCATGGTCTCCAGCATCTCAAACCTCTTTTCAACTGTCTTCTGTTTTAAAAACCGATGATGCAACTAGGTAAATCTTACGTTAGCGcaaaagcacacacaaacaccaagaTCGATTCATAAAGTTAAGTAGAAGCAATATGATCTTAGTGTACCTaccagtcagtgtgtgtggctTCTTTAGATGACAAGAACGAATAAAATGTCACGCTAAATAATTCATACAAAAGTATAAAATGGTCCATCGGGACCAATACTAGCAATCAAAGCCAATTCCCGGATAATTAACATCCAACCCACAACGCTTGCTTTGAAATacgtataataataaaaggttgTTCCGTTTATTAGCCTTGTacatctgcattttcttttacgttttctttgtgtgttctAAAGCGTCGCGGCTCCCGCTGACAAGCTGCAAAAATGTCATGGTGTGTTTGGGAAATTGTCCTCCTGACCCAGTTCTGAAGAGCAGCGGCACCACGGGGAGAAAACAATTAAAGCTCCTCTGCTTAATAACAGCAATCATGGGATGCtgtctcacaaacacacacacacacacacacacacacacacacacacacacacacgtacacatgaCAGTACCTTCTTTCCAGCAATGGGATGAAATAAAGAGCAGCAGGTTAGAGATGGGCACATGTAGACGCATTTCCTGCAGCCGAATAGCTGCATCATTATTATCCATGTGATAAGCAGCACAGCCTGCAACTAGAAGCCCATTTCCTTGCGGAGCTCGGCAATTTCACTCCAAGATACaggaataaaatcattttatcgTCTGGATGAGATAATCCGCAAACAACCTAAATTTCACCAAATTGCACCTTCTCTTCAAGCTTCCGTTCAATGGAAGTCGGGTTGTTAGACTTGAGACCCGAGGCACAGCTAGAAGAATTTAGACTAAGCTAACGTTATGGTTTATTAAAGGAACATTGTTGGTTTTAGAACTTACGGTTCTTCATATGGCTCCTCACATACTGCGTAACAGAGGTTGAGttccagaaaaaaagaaagttaaaaATCGTAAATTTACTGAACTGAATTAAAGCCAGGTTTACGCTGGATTCGGTTGCGATTTGATACCTGTGGAACACATGACGTAACACGGGCTCGCTGGGAGCTGAGTGAGTGTCAAGACAGCGGACGGGGAGTGTTTTCTCTGAGAATACACTTCACGGACAAAATgcatgtagacacctgaccgtcacaccaatatgtggttcttccccaaaactgttgctacaaagtctgaagcacacaattgtatataaTGTCTCAGTTTCCCTTCATGGGAACTAAGAGACCCGAACCTCTTCCAGGGTGCAcgaagcgagctccatgaagacatggtttgtcaaagTTGGAGTAGAacaactcgagtgtcctgcacagagccgtgacctctcaaccccactgaactggaactggagcctcctcagcCAACACCAGTACCTGTTCTCATTAATactcatgtatatatatatatatatatatatatatatatatatatatatatatatatatatatatatatatatatcatctcgtacagtgtgacaagtaataatcttagAGAAGATTGCTGTAATGGCGTGGTGGTGTAAAACTAAATTTAGCCAAACACTTCCGCAGTCTTCTTTCCTCCTGCTACCGTTCTTGTGTTTCCGGTTCATTGACTACAGTCAGTGTTTTACCAAGCAGTGTTTGAAAGAGCACCTGAAAATGAATGTCAATGATGTTCATCTTAATATGTAGGATTATTCGCAAAAAAGCCCCTGCTGGCAAGCTGGAGAATGACTTCAAAAACAGTTTGCTTCGTCATGCATACAACTATGAGGAGGAAAATAAACCccatattttatatgtatgtatgttatatataacAAGATGCAGCAAGGCATCCACTAGCAAGTGTGATATAATTATAAAACATCGGCACTTAATCGACACTTAACAGTTAatcacagacgcacacacacacctcgttATGTGGAAGACCAGCAGCAGAAAAGATGGGGATCTTCTGTCCTCTGGCGATGCTGTTCATGCCATCGATGGCAGAAATGCCCGTCTGGATCATCTCTTCTGGATAGATACGGCACTGAGGGTTGATGGGTTGGCCTTGGAAAGGTCAGAGGTTACGGGAGGGTCAGATAGAACATAACTATGAGCTTCCTCAATAGCCTCAAATTCACAAGTATCAAAAACCTCTACGTGAGATTACATTTTACTTTGAATGGCACACATGGTAGAAAATCAGGCAAGATTGTTTTCATATACGAACGGTTATTCGGACAGACCCACAGATTCATGCGTCTCTTTCACCCTATTCCGATTCAGCTGAGACATTatgcatatgatttacatcattttcatcctcatcaaaccgtTCAGTGAGCCCTTGTGTCCCGTTgatggggcggagtcatcctggaagagaccccGCCCACCAGGATAGAAAGGTTTCGTCATAGGATAAAGgagatcagtcagaagaactctGTATTGGTTTGCAGTGATGCACTACAATATGCACTACAGTGACGCtctgcactacactacaccccccccccccatccccaaAGTGTACAATGCTCATTATCctgcacacaaatacaaattacCTTCATGTAATGAATTTTACTCTTTCTTGTGTGAGAGATAGATAAAGCTCGGGAGCTTTAAAATTGGTCATACCCATGATATCCAAGTACTCCTCGGCCAGAACGCTTGGGCCGCGGTCGATGGGCTTCCCTGAGCCGTTGAAAATACGTCCTGAAAAATCGAAAAATACCCAAACACAATAAACACCATTAGAAATAAAcatcatttttgctcattttgaaCCATTAAAGTAATCTATGAAGCTTGATAAACTATTTGATATATTGTTGATGCTGCAGTATATGAACATGTATGAGCATGCAATTTggaccccccccccgccccatgTCCTCCTGTGGTCTTTAAAAGCTGAACTAGCTCTAGTATCTGCGTCTTGATTTGCACGGTCATATTAAACAATTTACTCAACAGCAGCCAAACCGCTCAAAAGGATTTTTACCTTTCATAACTACAATTTTATCCATTACTAAACATTACATAAGTGTACATAATAATTTGCGAGTAATTAATTTGCTAGGTTGCTAGAATTGATGCTGCATTGGACTAACGGTTGTATCATGTCATCTCCAACCTCAGGCTAAgaaaaaactgaacaaaaagaaaacaccacGTCAACTCGGAATTCCTACCGGGGCATTCGGGATGGCCTCCTCAactccgagttcagcaagtgacgtcagaccaacatggctgctcacagcgtcaaaagtaaacaaagtagcactttaTAACTTTAAAGAAGTTACACTGCATGTAtccaagtatttgctttagactAACAAATAGGCGGTTGTGGCCTGACTCCGGTGGTAGAGcggattgtccactaatcgtagggttggcggttcgattcccggcccacgtgactccacataccgaagtgtccttgggcaagacgctgaaccccaagttgctcccgatggtaagttagcgccttgcatggcaactctgctaccattggtgtgtgagagtgtgtgtgtgaatgagacacagtctaacgcgctttgtagaaccgctaaggttaaagaAGACCATctgggtacctttgggatactcgtTTCAACCACAACTTGGGACGCACTAGTTCTAATCTCGAATACTATTTAGGGCggatagtaggcgaattgggacgcgGCCTTTGCGTGTAttgaaaaaatatgaatgcagcTTTGCGTAACCAAACCTGACTCGATATAAAACAGAATCAGCCGGTCAGGGAGAGTGGAAGagcatttaaaaattaaaaaaagtttagggcatctttttaaataaaagttgatGGAATCCACTGAATGGGAATGATTTTCAAGCCAAGAaaggttaaagaaaaaaaaaattaaaaaggaataaaCTATGGTTTTAAGAAGAATTGggctgtacagtgtgtgtgtttgtgtgtgtgtgtgtgtgtgtgtgtttacccagCATGTCCTCAGACACAGGCGTGCGTAGGATGTCACCCGTGAACTCGCATGCGGTCTTCTTTGCATCGATCCCTGAGGTCCCTTCGAACACCTGCCGATCGCAAACCAAACCTCAGAGTCCAGCCATCGAAAAAATCTTCCCTTAAACTTCTGACTAAAAATTCAGCTTATGAAACGCCACCGCTGTTCTGAATAAAAAGATCAGGAGGTAGGAACACAACCCACACAGCAACTTCTCACACCACACAGTAGCGTTTCTTAAGGGTGACCTCAGGAGGAATGTTTCTCGTCCAAGTTGAGACCTACTCAAGAATATTCTCTATTcaatctaccacacacacacacacacacacacacacacacacacacacacacacacacacaaaccctgaGCAGGGTCTGAACCCACAAACCCAACATTATCTGaacaaaaagcataaaaaaaaaagatgtttggAAGCCAATACCACCTTCTCTGGGTTACACAAGGACTAAAACACAATCgatccttttttgtttgtttgtttttttttgtttatgtgtttCAATGaaactgtgtaaatgtttgttccCAAGGCTTTCAAATTtgtgtacccccccccccccccccaacaccaAACAATAATTTAAAACTCTTTTGTCAAACTGTTTCACAAGATGCTGTGTAACCAATTTAAAGCTCTATCTGGGGAAATGATTCAGCCTCTACACACTTCCCCTCGCCACTTCCACATGGGAAAATCCACACAGGCAGGAATGAGCAACAGTCACTTGAAAAGCTGTTCATCATGGTGTGCTCTGGATAAACCCTTATTTCAAAAGATCACAATGGCTGAAGAAGTACATGTCGCATGGTTTGAAAATCAATGTCGGTAAACGTGTAAAGCTTCTGAGAATCCTTTCATACTGTGAGAAATGGTCATGGTATGCTTTTCTGAAATATCATGGATATTTTGTAGacgttaaataaacgaaaaaaaaccaaacaacaccACTACTGTATTGCAtcatgtatcgtagaaatgtctaAGAATTGtgattatacacatatatatacacatatatatatatatatatacacacacacacacggataaaTCTTAAGCAGGATGTACAACAGTGAATCAACCACACCCCATTTCCGTAGTCTCACCTGAACAACAGCCTTGCTGCCGCTCACCTCCAGCACCTGTCCGCTCCGCTTAGTGCCATCGGGCAGGGTGAGGTGGACGATCTCGGCGTAACGAGGAAACTAGAGAGCAAATAAGAATCTCACTTATGGCGCATGAGGAACAGGCTAGTTACTGATATCAGATGGTTTTAAAGCAGCAGTTCATAACTCTCCAATTTGCATCTTCCATCTTATCCATCACACAGTGCATTTATCCTCCAATGCATCTGACTGGcggccaaaaaacaaaacaaaaccaaagaaTTACATTTATGAAGCGACAGCAAAACATGAAGGAAGCCGGAGTTAAAATGCAGTTTAAATAAATCCTGACTCAATTTGGTCACAAGATCCAGCATTTAGAGATAAGAGAATGATGTGCGGTTAGCTTTTTCTTGCTGAACATGCCAGATAACGAACTTGTTTGCTAGTGAGCCAACATCTGAAAATCACCACTTACCCTTAGTGTGAAATTTGTAGCGATCGATCTAGTTGTGAGCTTGTTCTAGTGGGCCATCTAACATTAAGCTGGACAGTATGCAGAAATAGCTAGCAACTATTCTCAGACACTTTCTGATttaaacccccccccacaccccttTTCATCCTAACTACCAGTCACAGTCACCCCCTATCACCCGTATGACATGGCAGCTACCGACCAGGGAGAGTGAGGGCAAACACacgcttcctccgagacacatgaagccagcctcCGCATCctttcgaactgctgctcatgctgcgtgACAGAAGGAAAgtgctgtctgccctcttccacatgcGATTGGCTAGCGTCACTCtgactgacaggggagagagagcaagcccATTCCTCACACTCAGAGAGCACACACAAGTTTGCTTTCTTGGAATTCCGGGCCATGGATGCTTACTGCAGctaaaaatgctcgattttgctgcgggtttttgtgcttttttttttttttttttttgcggaaatctacttgaattggtgaaactgCAATTGggcaaaattgttttgcgcggtctttcgcggtgatgtttgttggtaaatgagaccttttaggtctctggtctgcacttatatagcgctttttttttttttacccttaacggttacaaagcgctttacactggttctcattcactcacacaccagtggtagcagagctgccatgcaaggcgctaacttgccatcgggagcaacttggggttcagtgtcttgcccaaggacacttcggtatgtggggtcacgtgggctgggaatcgaaccgccgaccctacgatttGAGACCTCATTTAggtgtactcatgttcgactcacgcgaatcgaagagggctttgactgaatgtgcatgcgatgacgtcacgtggCACGTCTTGtccaaatattgtggagtttgctggATTTTGGATTCATTTCTGCggtcctggagggactggctGTGGCATCGTCGAGGTTTAAACTCACCATTTTGTGGCAAACGCCACATGCGAGTCCGGTTTACATTCTTCCTCCTTAAATTTTAACTTGTGCCTTTTTCTTGCAACCTTTTCCACAGGCTGCGTGCGATAACATTTCCAGAGAAGTCCCCAAAAGCAAACAATTCATACTGCTGAtttgaaaatattgaaaaatatatataaaaataaaatgtgaactgCTTCTTACTTTGACGTTGTCCAAGATGACCAGAGGCCCATTAACACCTGAGACAGTGGAGTAAGCTGAGGATAAAACAGATTGTTATTAGCATCATTAGCTTGAGGAAGAAATAAACACGTTTCATTTTCAGCCTTTGGGAATAACCTGAGAATATCTCCGACTGCACTAGGAAACCTGAACACTCCTCTTCCTGTCTAATTCGGTGCACTGATAACAGCCATGAAAGCCTCGAGTCAATCCCATGGCAATGACTCCTCGCTCTAACACAACACCTGTGCATCTAATTGCACACGGCAACCTTTCTACAAGTATTATAATTGGACTTTCTGTGCACAAATGTCAAGACCGTGGCAGAGGACAGTCCCCTCTTCGCAGGCGTAAAGGGTCCACGCTTCACTAAACCTGGTCTGATCGGCTTGGACATGGTGAAATGCCAATTTCTTAGCCTTTCTGTAACACGCCTGTCGCATATCAACCCGAAAACCTCCAAGTGAAATGCATCAGAAATAACAGGCAttagagagggagggagagagagagagagagagagagagaggaagagagagagagagagagagagagagagagagagagagatggcactGAGGCTCACGGAGAAATTGCAGTGGCAATGTGACAATCTCGGGAAAAGCATCTCTGACTCCGACCCGTCAGAGTGGATCGAGTGCTAGAGTAAAATCTTTGCCTCTTTGGTTATGGCACGGAGTATAATATAACTGTGTGCAGTTAAACCTTACGCACACGTAATTTTGTAGTTTTAATTGTAATAAAACTCGCACTACATGTATGATCAGCggctgtttttatattttgtgagagttcttcacgagtcccttgtttgtcctgagcacttaaactgcccactgttcttcagaaaaatcttccaggtcctgcacgttctttacttttccagcaccttctgcatatttgagccctttccagcagcggctatatgatgtcgagatccatcttttcccACTCGGGACAaatgagggactcgtacacgactatgcaaacgttcactgatgctcaagaaggcaacacgatacattaagtcaggagggggtgcaaacttttgaaaaggATCATCGgtataaattgtgtaaattaAGTTATTACTGTGTCTTCTGGACTACATGTAAACGTCTGTGATGTGAAAGTTCCATCAGTGAagtgctaaataaaaacaaaacgcaattgttatgatccctcttagttttttttttttaatgattaacattttgcagactctgcaaggggtgtgtaaatttatgagcactactgtatattattaatgCTCGAGTTACTTTATGTTAAATATACTTCACCCTACGTGCCCTGTCCAGCGAAACAGCGAAGAGAAACGGTCGTAGCTATACACAGCTTCTGAAGCTAACTAAACAAACCCAAATTCAGTAAAAGCACTACATGCTGAAAAGAGTTTCGTTTTTTTCTTCGTAATGCCTCTATAGACGTTTATCGAGACATAGGACATGTGAGTCAGACAAATCCATGGTCATATATTTGTCTTCCATTGTTGCGAGACAATAAATGGGAAATAATTGCATGCAGGAACTAAAGTCGTGTGTGCGGGATTGAATTCGTGCCAGACGATCGGCCTTGCTGTTCcgatactttcggaggggactgtataacaAATAACATAGCGATTGCCTTATACAGTGGAATTTTACCGCGTACTGTCGAGGACAAACACGATCTTTATTAAAATCTTATCTTTATTCATCTACACACGCTCCCATGTTTCCTGTCGCTGATATTCAGCTCGATTTGAAATTCCTTAAGTAATCCGAGACCCCGTCTTTTTTCCGAATTTAAGCCTCTCCGCCAACTGAACCTCGTTCACTAGATAagctcactacatagggtacaATAGAACGTGTGAGGTTATTGCATAGTCGCTGATTTTGCTAATATACATCTACCAACTGTTACAGTTTGACATACAGTAGCAAGATCAAGCCTATTGGTCTCAAtctttattgttaaaagtgcaatATTCGATATTCGTTAATTCAACATTTAATACCAGGACACTGAgcaaaatttactttaattaagAAGTGCAGTAACATACTATAGTAATGTTACTCTTATAACGGggagtagggatgtcacgagaaccgatccTTCGGTACCAAcgttcttaaaacgtgacggtacttgtttttctgcagtagcgtagcTAGCGATTGATAACgaaggtaccgaggttgcaattcttccggacctgatgggggcagcaaatacgcgcaagtgttttagtcagtccacaagtggtaaagaagaagaaggaggcctacaagcacacgggaaaaactacagaatatggcgacaagtttagctccgccccgactcgtcgagaggaaaggtggtaagaggcgaatatggaaatacttcgcattcgaggcggatgacggcaaacatataattgatgctctgaagccggtgtgtaaccgatgctatcgttcatttcaaacaaagcgaggaaacacctggaatttggcgaagcacctgaaagacaggtcctatattatgtttgtttgaggcagccgGCATTGTTGCCGTGGaaccagctaacattatgctccatgtaatgtctGCGagagccagttatttgttaacgacgcgaacacattgcagtgttataaactacctcctaatgggccaccacgcatcgccattcagcccgtgtcctgtcagctaaatgtagctgaatgtcactaataattattcacatgttcatgcttttaataaatctttctgtcctgccaccatatcagagaatttaaactaat
This window contains:
- the atp6v1ba gene encoding V-type proton ATPase subunit B, kidney isoform — protein: MATLVANRPVDLNGPEAAARQHAQAVRRNYISQPRLTYSTVSGVNGPLVILDNVKFPRYAEIVHLTLPDGTKRSGQVLEVSGSKAVVQVFEGTSGIDAKKTACEFTGDILRTPVSEDMLGRIFNGSGKPIDRGPSVLAEEYLDIMGQPINPQCRIYPEEMIQTGISAIDGMNSIARGQKIPIFSAAGLPHNEIAAQICRQAGLVQKSKDVMDYSAENFAIVFAAMGVNMETARFFKSDFEENGSMDNVCLFLNLANDPTIERIITPRLALTSAEYLAYQCEKHVLVILTDMSSYAEALREVSAAREEVPGRRGFPGYMYTDLATIYERAGRVEGRNGSITQIPILTMPNDDITHPIPDLTGYITEGQVYVDRQLHNRQVYPPINVLPSLSRLMKSAIGEGMTRKDHSDVSNQLYACYAIGKDVQAMKAVVGEEALTPDDLLYLEFLQKFERNFISQGAYDNRTVFETLDIGWQLLRIFPKEMLKRIPESTLAEFYPRESAARHGTS